Sequence from the Fragaria vesca subsp. vesca linkage group LG4, FraVesHawaii_1.0, whole genome shotgun sequence genome:
AACAAAAAAACCAAAGTTTTGGACCACATGCACATTGTCCTCTGCGTAAACGTCTATAGGTTCATATATATATGAATTCGAATTCCAACTTGTGTTTCATTTCTATTGGCTATATAAGTATATATATTACAGCTTATTAGTTCATATTCGTTTAGATTCTTGACGCATGTGGTGACTATGTCTGTGAAGAGCATAATGTGTACGAGTTGTGATCGACCACGCACGAACCTAGTTAATTAATTTGCATGTAAACTATACGGTTGGCATGTCAACGTAATCTCGATTATTTAGTCATTTTTATGGTATTATATCCTTCAATGTTGTACCCCAGTTAACTAATAGATTATTGAGTGTTTAAAATTTTGCTAATATCACCACTTTGAAGACTATATCATTACTCTAACGACTTTTTTTAACACTTTAAGGTAATTGTATGCTGTATATATGCATGTCATACATTAACCCATTGTATAATTTTATTTTAGAAATATGCGATTATCTATCATTTTACACCAACAAATATATGTATATCAGTGTTGCATTAAATATTTTTCAGATAAATTGTTGTATAATTAAAATATTATACATGCATTTTTTCACGCCCAACCTCAACGCATCTTGATCTTACTCTTGTTGTTTGTGGATTGCTAACAATGCTCATTGGCCGAGTTGAGTTTGCTTGATAGGATGAGAGAGAGCAAATCAAGACTAGCTACCACAACCCGTCGAGTTGAATATCAATCATAAATCTTATCGTTTTACTACCTTTGTTTCAAGCCTACAACATATAATAGGGAATTAGGCATCGAACTAATTAGCAAATATCTTGTCATTATACACACCTGTGATACGAGCAAAATAGACTTCGGTTCCTACACGTACAGTTTCGTAGCTCCTTATAACTTTAAACGGAAATCAATGTCTTGACTCTTGACCTCTTAATTAAGTGGGCAGGTATAATACTCCATTGATAATTATTCATGTTTCCGATCATTGAATATTCTTATCATAATGTTAATTATGAGACATGATATTCAAATAACCATGGGGCATTTAGCAAACCGATTAGCAAACTGATAATGTGTTGACAAAGATTAATCGGAGAGAGAATGAATCGGAAAGGAAATGAATGAGAGAGATAATAAGCATTCTCAATATTCATTTGTTTAATTATTGAAGGAATGTGACAGAACTAGAACACTAGAGAATGAATCGGAATAAAAATGAAGTTGATTACAAAAATACTCATAAAATCATCGGGGTAGCTTTTAATTTGAATAAAATGTTGAGGTTACTTTTAAAATTTAAATTCATTCACTAAGAAATGAGAATCAATATCAACTGTCTTTAAATAATGAATATGAGGGAATCATTTCCCATTTTGTTACGGGCCGCACAAGTTTGATTCCTCGGTACTCGGTAGTGTTAGTAATCACAAATTTAGAGAGGAAATGAGAACCCAACTCCCTGTTGATTCATTCACATTGCCTTTGTGGAAACCACCCCCTAAAATTAAAATTAACAAAGATATATTCTTAGCATCAAAACACTAGTTTTTCTATTCAGATTTTAGACACATAGGAAATTCCAACCAGAATGACTCTTCTGGTCAATAGTAAAATACAATTGGCTATTGAAAAATCAAACCCAATTCCTTATTTCCTTTAGACTTTAACCCTCTAATCCAAAACCAATTTGAAATTGAAAAAATTGACTCTTCAATCCTAAACTCACGGCTTCCTTACAAAATGTGTGTGCATTTTGACTATTAAGACTCTTCCAGCCATACCGCACCACGTGGCGGAATCGCAACGGTGGTGCCCCACCACAGGATCCGATTCGTACCTCGTGCTCTCGTCGTCGTCGCCTATATAAGCCACCCCCACTCCTCTGCTCCAATTCCAACACCCTCCTCCTCCTCCGCCTCTCGCTCTCTCTCTCTTCTTCTCAATCCTCCGTCCATTTCTGAGCACCGAAATCCGACTTCGCTTTCAAAACCCGGCGAAATGGCCGGAGGTTTCTCGTCCGCGGGCGGTGGCCGTGAATTCGAGGCGAAGATCACGCCTATCGTCATCATCTCATGCATAATGGCGGCCACCGGCGGCCTCATGTTCGGCTACGACGTCGGCGTTTCAGGTACCAAATCCTCTCTCTCTCTCTCTCTCTCTCTCTCTCTCTCTCTCTCTCTCTTATCTCACAGAGATCGCTTTAGTCTTCAACATTATGCTTTTGCTTGAGCTTTATTCCGGTTAGATCTAGCTCGTCGTTTCCGCTTCTCCGGCGGTTGATGAGCTCCGCACTGGTTTGTTAGGGTTTCGGAAAACGTACCGACGCTTTTTGATTTGCTTTGAGTAATTAATACTTTCTTTGAGTAAACAAAGGCTTCAGTCAATGCCTGTGAAAGCAACACTGAAAGTTTCTATTATTGTAACCGTGTATATAATTATCCGTTATTAATTTTAATTTTTAACTAGCATTTTCAATTAACCGAAACGGATTTCAGATATATAATAATGTTTCTGGGAGATTTATTAATTTTCCTAAATTTTTCATGAAATTTTTGAACAATTTGATCCCAAAATAGGGAGATTTGGTGTGTTTTTTGTTATTTATATAATTTTTTTTTTCATCAAAAAAATAGAAGAGGGATTTTGTGTTGTTGATCCCGCCAAGGGAAATTTCACGGTGATGTGGTTTGATTTCCATTTTTGTTTCGATGCAAATTACCTTTCTAGCCTTGAAAAACTGTTGATGGTGAATTTGATGCAGGTGGTGTTACATCAATGCCCCCATTCTTGAAAAAGTTCTTCCCAACTGTTTATAGAAACACACTCAACCCAGCCAACGACAGCAATTACTGCAAATATGATAACCAGGGCCTGCAGTTGTTCACATCTTCTCTCTACCTGGCTGGTTTAACCGCGACGTTCGCCGCTTCCTACACCACCAGAAACTATGGGAGGAGACCCTCTATGCTCATTGCCGGGTGCTTCTTCATAGTTGGCACAATTCTTAATGCTGCAGCTCAAGATCTTGCTATGCTCATTATTGGGAGGATCTCACTTGGTTGTGGAGTTGGTTTTGCTAATCAGGTAACTTTTATTTTTAACTTTTTACATTACATGACTATACAATATCTAGTGATCTGGGTAATTTTAGTTTCTGAGGCAGACAGAGTGTGGTGTGAGCTTAATTAAGATGCGTTATTAGCCTTGTCCCTTGCAATAGAGACATCATATCAGTCATATCAATTTAGGGTCCATTCCTATTACTATCATAAATCTACCTTGGATTGTTATGGATGATATTAACATGTTCTAGGTACTGACTAGTGACTACACACCTTGGTTTGTTATAAAAATCAAAACATGAGTTGTTTAATTCCATCAAAATATCACAGCAGATATTCCTTTTTTGACTTGAAAAATGTTTGGGGCCATAGCCACGGTCACAGAACACCATGGAGGACTAACGTCCTGTGGGGAACTGGTGGGTCTAAGCTCTTAGATTGGAAGAGAAGCATGCCCATGATCAAATCACAGGCCATGGCTTTCGTTTTTCCTAGAACATGATCAAATCTTGTGCGTCATACTTTTTGGTTAGAAAGGCTTAAGTCATAATCTTCCACTTGTTTTTCCAACTTTTCTGCTTTTACGCCCTTTTTAGGTATATTCTGGTGTTTGACGTTTGTACATGTGGTGAGAACTCTTTACTATTCTGCGGCTAATAGGATAAACATGACATCACAGATTGTGATTTGTGGCCTGGACTTTTATGAAGAGGCCACCTCATCTAATTACTTTGCATCTTCTTGCTTTTCGAATCATTTTCCCTTCAAAAAGTCATGAATTTCTTTGTGAGAAAACGTGAATCCATAGACCTTTCTTGTTCCAATTTTTTCTAGCTTATTCCATCCCTGTGTGGTGTATTTGTTGAACTAGTTTATCTTATCTATTTGTAGGAACATTAAATTCAATTCAACCTCCTATCTATGAACTTAGAAATATAAAAAAGCACCTTCAAGGCACCATTCATGTGATTCTGTTGGATAAAATTGTCTGTGTACAACAAATAGCTTGTATAATATGTGCAAATATGAACTTAATTAATCCAACATAGTATTCATCTGCTTTGCTTGGTCTGTAATCTTTCAACTTTCATGTTACTTACAGGCTGTGCCACTGTTCCTTTCGGAGATTGCACCTACAAGAATACGTGGGGGGCTTAACATCCTCTTCCAGCTCAATGTCACCATTGGAATTCTGTTTGCAAACCTTGTTAACTATGGCACCAATAAGTGAGTTAGTTCCCATATTTATTGTTCAATGTTTGTTTACTGAAACCTATAGGAACAACAAGCAAGTAAACAATTCCTCTGACATCATACTGTTACTTGGAATGAAAGAATTAGTGGTCCTAAAATAGTAAAATGGTATAAGTTGGAAGACAATTTATGCTCAAACCTCAAAGTAACAGAGTACACCTGTTCCTTTATCCAAAGAAAACACCACAGGTGTTGGTTGATATTAAATAAGAATGCATTTGTATAAGCATGTTTTCAAAACCGAGTTTGACTGTAGAAATTAAGTATTAAGCCTTTTGTATCATAAAGTCAACAATTGGGCCCTTAAAATAGACTACTTAATCTACTGTTTAAACTAATGATAGATGAGTACTTCTTAAGGGAGGGTTACTGTATTAAAATATGCATTTGAACTTAGATAGGTCACATTAGGACAGAAAAGGCTGGATGTTAATTTATAGAGACGTGTATGATATTTTTTGCAGCTCTCAATTCCCCTTATTTAATCTTTTTGTTTGTTTTCAGTGTTTGTTGCCTTGGTTTTCTGCTGCTTGTTTGTTGTTTGCGTAGTTGTTTCTTCAATGAAATTATCATTACCAAAAAAAATTCCCCTTATTTAGTTCTTGTTCAGATGGCCTAAACATTTCTAGCTTGTTATGTATTGAGTCAATCTTTGGAGTTCAACACTTAAAAAGATTGAAAGCTGTTCATTTCTGAATAGGTCATTCAAGTACTAATCCATAGAATAAAGGAACTTGTTTAGCTTTTGACTGGAGGTTTATTTAGTTCAAACTCTTATACTTTCTAGTTTCTACATATTGTGAACAACCTTTAAATCATTCCATTATCAATCTTCTTTAGCCAAAACTATTGTAGCCAAAACTGTCTACTTACTGGTTGACCCTGTCTACTCATTGCTTTGCCTTGGAGCAGAATTTGTTTGTGAACTTTTATTAGTAATGCTGAAAAATTTGATCTTTTTTTACAAGAGAAAATAGCTTGTTTTATTTGAACCATAAAAAAGGATATCATTCAATCTTTTGCTTTGCCTCCAAATGCTGGCTTTGTTGCTGACTGTCTTTAATGAATCACTTGCAATAACAGAATCACAGGAGGATGGGGATGGAGACTATCATTGGGTTTGGCTGGTATTCCTGCCGGTCTCCTTACCTTGGGTGCCCTCTTGGTGGTGGAAACACCTAACAGTCTTGTGGAGCGTGGTCGCTTAGAAGAAGGAAAAGCTGTACTTAGAAGGATTCGTGGTACTGACAATGTTGAACCTGAGTTCTTGGAACTTGTTGAGGCTAGTCGTGTGGCTAAAGAAGTGAAGCATCCTTTCAGAAATCTCCTACATCGTAGGAATCGGCCACAACTAGTCATTGCAGTAGCCTTGCAGGTTAGTAATCTCATAGAATGCCTGTTTCTCCTAAAGCTGAATTCACATTCCAATTAGTATTATAAGTATCTGATGTCTTTGCTTTATAATTTTGGCTGCAGATCTTTCAACAATGTACTGGAATCAATGCCATTATGTTTTACGCGCCAGTCTTGTTTGACACATTAGGATTTGGCAATGATGCTGCTCTCTACTCAGCTGTTATAACAGGAGCTGTCAATGT
This genomic interval carries:
- the LOC101303895 gene encoding sugar transport protein 13-like encodes the protein MAGGFSSAGGGREFEAKITPIVIISCIMAATGGLMFGYDVGVSGGVTSMPPFLKKFFPTVYRNTLNPANDSNYCKYDNQGLQLFTSSLYLAGLTATFAASYTTRNYGRRPSMLIAGCFFIVGTILNAAAQDLAMLIIGRISLGCGVGFANQAVPLFLSEIAPTRIRGGLNILFQLNVTIGILFANLVNYGTNKITGGWGWRLSLGLAGIPAGLLTLGALLVVETPNSLVERGRLEEGKAVLRRIRGTDNVEPEFLELVEASRVAKEVKHPFRNLLHRRNRPQLVIAVALQIFQQCTGINAIMFYAPVLFDTLGFGNDAALYSAVITGAVNVLSTMVSIYSVDKVGRRMLLLEAGVQMFLSQVVIAIILGIKVKDHNDDLQKGFAVLVVIMVCTFVSAFAWSWGPLGWLIPSETFPLETRSAGQSVTVCTNLLFTFVIAQAFLSMLCHFKFGIFLFFSGWVLIMSIFVLFLVPETKNIPIEEMTERVWRQHWLWKKYIDADYHTEGANIDGTNGAKKNGHSNGFDPVTQL